From a single Porites lutea chromosome 10, jaPorLute2.1, whole genome shotgun sequence genomic region:
- the LOC140949449 gene encoding uncharacterized protein, which translates to MLFTEQSKKKERTSKSDIGPRLVESARCLYFSKAARRRYKRSLVIVFGIDEQFQADLVDLQNLSRYNKGYKYLLTCIDIFSKYAFVLPLKTKQGQELVKPRKPIKLQTDQGTEFKNLVFQKFLRDNNIAFFTVNSGLKASVVERFNRTLKNKTYKYFTAKNTLTYINRMARQVPVYKLKDNANEILDGTFYEPELQKIIKNDDVYRVKKILRKRKRKGVVEYLVRWKEYEDPKFDSWVQERDILKL; encoded by the exons ATGCTGTTTACAGAGCaatcaaagaaaaaggaaagaacaagCAAGTCCGACATTGGTCCGAGATTGGTTGAGTCAGCAAgatgtttatacttttcaaaagCCGCAAGAAGACGCTACAAGAGAAGTCTAGTCATCGTTTTTGGAATAGATGAGCAATTTCAAGCGGATTTGGTCGACCTCCAAAATCTCAGTCGCTACAACAAGGGCTATAAATACTTACTGACTTGTATAGATATCTTCAGCAAGTACGCGTTTGTGTTacctttgaagacaaaacaaggtcaagaaCTGGTCAAGCCTCGCAAACCCATCAAACTGCAAACAGATCAAGGAACAGAGTTCAAGAATCTCGTGTTCCAGAAATTTCTGCGTGACAACAACATTGCCTTTTTCACTGTTAACTCTGGGCTCAAAGCCTCAGTGGTTGAGCGTTTTAACCGAACACTTAAGAATAAGACGTACAAATATTTCACGGCCAAAAACACCCTCACCTATATCAAT CGAATGGCTCGTCAAGTTCCCGTTTATAAACTAAAAGATAATGCAAATGAAATCTTAGATGGAACATTTTATGAACCcgaattacagaaaattattaAGAACGATGATGTTTACCGCGTCAAGAAGATTCTGCGGAAGAGAAAGCGTAAAGGAGTAGTAGAGTATCTGGTGAGATGGAAAGAATACGAAGATCCAAAATTTGATTCTTGGGTTCAAGAAagagatattttgaaattgtaa